One genomic window of Monodelphis domestica isolate mMonDom1 chromosome 1, mMonDom1.pri, whole genome shotgun sequence includes the following:
- the LOC100017257 gene encoding olfactory receptor 1Q1 produces MQEMERTNWTSVSYFILLGISTQSEEQIPLFVLFLFMYIINVSGNLVIILLTISTTRLHTPMYFLLSSLSLADIGFTSTIVPNMLFNIFSDMKTISYIGCLTQVYFFISFAAMENFLLAVMAYDRYVAICHPFHYPVVLTRRLCAQMVVSCFMLSHVHSLLHTLLMTRLSFCSDNKIHHFFCDLYPLMKISCSSAYINTLVIQTEGVVIINGALTFIIISYAYIISAILKVPSAIGKRKAFSTCGSHLTVVAIFYGTLTWVYFRPLSSYSVAMGRIMTVMYTVLTPMLNPFIYSLRNGDMKAAFRKCLTRIWYSSLK; encoded by the coding sequence ATGCAGGAGATGGAAAGGACCAATTGGACCAGTGTCTCCTATTTCATTCTCCTGGGAATTTCCACTCAGTCTGAAGAGCAAATCCCTctctttgttctcttcctcttcatgtACATTATTAATGTGTCTGGAAACCTGGTCATTATTTTGCTGACCATCTCCACAACTCGCCTCCACACCCCCATGTATTTCCTCCTCAGCAGCCTGTCCTTGGCTGACATCGGCTTCACTTCCACTATTGTCCCCAACATGCTATTCAACATCTTCTCAGATATGAAGACCATCTCCTACATTGGCTGCCTGACTCAGGTGTACTTCTTCATAAGCTTTGCTGCTATGGAAAATTTCCTTCTGGCAGTGATGGCATATGATAGATATGTTGCCATCTGTCATCCTTTCCACTACCCTGTGGTACTGACCAGGAGACTGTGTGCTCAGATGGTAGTCTCTTGCTTTATGCTGTCCCACGTCCATTCCCTGCTACATACCCTGCTCATGACTAGATTGTCCTTCTGTTCTGACAACAAAATCCATCACTTCTTCTGTGACCTCTATCCTCTGATGAAAATCTCTTGCTCCAGCGCCTATATCAATACTCTGGTAATTCAAACAGAAGGGGTTGTCATCATCAATGGGGCTCTCACCTTTATCATCATCTCTTATGCCTACATCATCTCAGCTATCCTCAAGGTTCCTTCAGCCATTGGTAAGAGGAAAGCCTTCTCCACCTGTGGATCACACCTAACGGTAGTGGCTATATTCTATGGGACACTCACTTGGGTCTATTTTCGGCCTTTGTCCAGTTATTCAGTGGCAATGGGACGTATCATGACAGTTATGTATACTGTACTGACTCCCATGCTGAACCCTTTCATTTATAGTTTGAGGAATGGTGATATGAAGGCTGCCTTCAGAAAATGTCTGACCAGGATATGGTATTCAAGTCtcaaataa